From Struthio camelus isolate bStrCam1 chromosome 21, bStrCam1.hap1, whole genome shotgun sequence, one genomic window encodes:
- the TNFRSF9 gene encoding tumor necrosis factor receptor superfamily member 9, with protein MRAAPAPAPAPAGGALLPLALLLALPLALRPGPAAAAPCTATCPAGTFVLSAGCGRCRQCPPDTFSSAAGQSGCTLCRKCEGRFRYLRECSSKSDAECTCRDGYHCSGDGCSRCDRNCGVGEENTGSGCQACRYGTFNDQPNSSCKNWTKCSATEVLKPGTTAKDVVCRHTSDSPALATTLATTSPAFPFSITVPRKDLQMDIIRISLAVTGLLCILFLLPLCICFSIWQKKKLHAVFKKMHTTLEQSIQEDDACSCRFPEEEQDWLKRGSGNTEKSCG; from the exons AtgcgagcggccccggccccggccccggccccggccggcggcgcgctcCTGCCGCTggcgctgctgctggcgctgccgCTGGCgctgcgcccggggccggcggccgccgcgccgtgcACCGCCACCTGCCCGGCGG GTACCTTCGTGCTGAGCGCGGGCTGCGGGCGCTGCCGGCAGTGCCCGCCCGACACCTTCTCCAGCGCCGCGGGACAGAGCGGCTGCACCCTCTGCCGCAAGTGCGAAG GAAGATTCAGGTATTTAAGAGAGTGTTCATCAAAAAGTGATGCCGAATGCACATGCAGGGACGGGTATCACTGCAGTGGAGATGGCTGCTCCCGCTGCGACAGAAACTGTGGCGTGGGTGAGGAGAACACAGGGAGCG GCTGCCAAGCTTGCCGCTATGGAACTTTTAACGATCAACCCAATAGCTCCTGTAAAAACTGGACAAA ATGCTCTGCAACTGAGGTTCTGAAGCCTGGAACTACAGCAAAAGATGTGGTTTGCAGGCACACTTCAGATAGTCCTGCTTTAGCCACTACTCTAGCTACCACTTCTCCTGCATTTCCATTTTCTATCACTGTGCCAA GGAAGGACCTCCAGATGGATATCATCAGAATTTCTCTTGCTGTAACTGGGCTGTTGTGCATACTGTTTCTGCTCCCTTTGTGCATATGCTTCAGCATCTGGCAGAAAAAGAAACTACATGCTGTCTTCAAGAAAA TGCATACCACACTTGAACAGTCAATTCAGGAAGATGATGCCTGCAGCTGCCGCTTTCCTGAGGAAGAACAAG